A single region of the Lotus japonicus ecotype B-129 chromosome 4, LjGifu_v1.2 genome encodes:
- the LOC130711984 gene encoding probable dolichyl pyrophosphate Glc1Man9GlcNAc2 alpha-1,3-glucosyltransferase isoform X3 — translation MATPKMSEVNPAVAPPHSPATNLHLHHRATPKPLLHLPLRLTQNLDSRKQKLIWSLVIWSPMLLIVDHVHFQYNGFLIGILLISLSYLEEGRDLLGGFVFAVLLCFKHLFAVAAPVYFVYLLRHYCRGGIVRGSSRLLTMGGMVAAVLASAFGPFFYFGQIQQVIQRLFPFGRGLCHAYWAPNFWVFYIMSDKGLAFIFRKLGFNIQTPAGSFTAGLVGDSSPFSVLPQVTPSMTFIMVLLALSPCLFKAWKNPQPKMICRWVAYAYTCGFLFGWHVHEKASLHFVIPLAIVAAQTLEDAKHYFLLSIVSCYSLFPLLFEAQEYPIKVLLLLLHSILMWSGFSAQFHDGIETRASNARPKKKVDQFGSKGSSGEPVKNEGFVISWIEMIYLVGLVVVEIWGQFLHPLLLGDKLAFAPLMLISIYCAFGIMYSWIWQLRSIVKSL, via the exons aTGGCCACTCCTAAAATGTCAGAAGTAAACCCAGCAGTAGCACCACCTCATTCTCCAGCGACCAACCTCCATCTACACCACCGCGCCACCCCAAAACCGCTACTGCACCTTCCTCTCAG ACTTACTCAGAATCTAGATTCAAGAAAGCAAAAATTGATCTGGTCATTGGTTATTTGGTCACCAATGCTTCTTATAGTGGATCATGTACATTTCCAATACAATGGCTTTCTCATTGGGATTTTGTTGATTTCTCTTTCGTATTTGGAGGAAGGAAGGGATTTGTTAGGTGGGTTTGTTTTTGCTGTTCTCTTGTGCTTTAAGCATTTATTTGCAGTGGCAGCACcagtttattttgtttatttgttgAGACACTATTGTCGGGGTGGGATTGTGAGAGGCTCCAGTCGACTTTTGACTATGGGAGGTATGGTTGCAGCAGTGCTTGCATCTGCATTTGGGCCATTTTTCTACTTTGGGCAG ATACAACAAGTCATCCAACGATTGTTTCCATTTGGCAGGGGGCTTTGCCATGCATATTGGGCCCCAAATTTTTGGGTATTCTATATCATGTCAGATAAAGGGCTTGCTTTCATATTCAGAAAACTTGGGTTTAATATCCAGACACCAGCAGGTTCATTCACAGCTGGGCTAGTAGGGGATTCCTCACCTTTTTCTGTACTACCTCAG GTCACTCCGTCCATGACCTTTATAATGGTTCTACTTGCCTTATCTCCTTGTCTTTTCAAGGCTTGGAAGAATCCACAGCCAAAGATGATTTGTAGATGGGTAGCCTATGCTTATACCTGTGGCTTTCTTTTTGGGTGGCACGTGCATGAGAAGGCATCACTCCATTTTGTAATTCCACTAGCTATTGTTGCTGCGCAAACCCTGGAGGATGCAAAGCATTACTTTTTGCTATCAATAG TATCCTGCTATTCACTTTTTCCGCTACTATTCGAGGCACAAGAGTATCCTATCAAAGTTCTGTTGCTGCTTCTGCACTCCATTTTGATGTGGTCAGGCTTTTCAGCACAATTTCATGATGGGATTGAGACAAGAGCGTCAAATGCTCGTCCAAAGAAAAAGGTTGATCAATTTGGATCTAAAGGTAGTTCAGGTGAACCTGTGAAGAATGAAGGTTTTGTTATTAGCTGGATTGAGATGATTTATCTGGTTGGTCTTGTAGTTGTAGAGATATGGGGCCAATTTTTACACCCTCTTCTTTTGGGTGATAAGCTTGCATTCGCGCCCCTTATGTTGATCTCTATATACTGTGCTTTTGGGATCATGTACTCTTGGATTTGGCAGCTAAGATCCATTGTTAAATCTCTTTAA
- the LOC130711984 gene encoding probable dolichyl pyrophosphate Glc1Man9GlcNAc2 alpha-1,3-glucosyltransferase isoform X1, with translation MGKEKVCSEDVHNSHSPKTTLWWFFLVATCIKALLFPSYRSTDFEVHRNWLALTHSLPLSQWYFDETSPWTLDYPPFFAFFERFLSIFAHLVHPQIVHLQEGLNYSSNKVIYFQRLTVIVSDLTLLYGVYRLTQNLDSRKQKLIWSLVIWSPMLLIVDHVHFQYNGFLIGILLISLSYLEEGRDLLGGFVFAVLLCFKHLFAVAAPVYFVYLLRHYCRGGIVRGSSRLLTMGGMVAAVLASAFGPFFYFGQIQQVIQRLFPFGRGLCHAYWAPNFWVFYIMSDKGLAFIFRKLGFNIQTPAGSFTAGLVGDSSPFSVLPQVTPSMTFIMVLLALSPCLFKAWKNPQPKMICRWVAYAYTCGFLFGWHVHEKASLHFVIPLAIVAAQTLEDAKHYFLLSIVSCYSLFPLLFEAQEYPIKVLLLLLHSILMWSGFSAQFHDGIETRASNARPKKKVDQFGSKGSSGEPVKNEGFVISWIEMIYLVGLVVVEIWGQFLHPLLLGDKLAFAPLMLISIYCAFGIMYSWIWQLRSIVKSL, from the exons ATGGGTAAGGAGAAAGTATGCTCTGAAGATGTTCACAATTCTCATAGCCCTAAAACAACTCTCTGGTGGTTTTTTCTTGTTGCTACCTGTATAAAAGCTCTCCTTTTCCCATCCTACCGCAGTACAGACTTTGAAGTGCACCGCAATTGGCTGGCTTTGACCCACTCCCTCCCTCTTTCCCAGTGGTACTTTGATGAGACCAGTCCATGGACTCTTGACTACCCACCATTCTTTGCCTTTTTTGAACGCTTTCTATCCATTTTTGCTCACCTTGTTCATCCCCAAATAGTGCACCTTCAGGAGGGGCTGAATTATAGCTCAAACAAGGTGATTTATTTCCAAAGACTTACCGTAATAGTCTCTGATTTGACTCTTCTTTATGGGGTTTACAGACTTACTCAGAATCTAGATTCAAGAAAGCAAAAATTGATCTGGTCATTGGTTATTTGGTCACCAATGCTTCTTATAGTGGATCATGTACATTTCCAATACAATGGCTTTCTCATTGGGATTTTGTTGATTTCTCTTTCGTATTTGGAGGAAGGAAGGGATTTGTTAGGTGGGTTTGTTTTTGCTGTTCTCTTGTGCTTTAAGCATTTATTTGCAGTGGCAGCACcagtttattttgtttatttgttgAGACACTATTGTCGGGGTGGGATTGTGAGAGGCTCCAGTCGACTTTTGACTATGGGAGGTATGGTTGCAGCAGTGCTTGCATCTGCATTTGGGCCATTTTTCTACTTTGGGCAG ATACAACAAGTCATCCAACGATTGTTTCCATTTGGCAGGGGGCTTTGCCATGCATATTGGGCCCCAAATTTTTGGGTATTCTATATCATGTCAGATAAAGGGCTTGCTTTCATATTCAGAAAACTTGGGTTTAATATCCAGACACCAGCAGGTTCATTCACAGCTGGGCTAGTAGGGGATTCCTCACCTTTTTCTGTACTACCTCAG GTCACTCCGTCCATGACCTTTATAATGGTTCTACTTGCCTTATCTCCTTGTCTTTTCAAGGCTTGGAAGAATCCACAGCCAAAGATGATTTGTAGATGGGTAGCCTATGCTTATACCTGTGGCTTTCTTTTTGGGTGGCACGTGCATGAGAAGGCATCACTCCATTTTGTAATTCCACTAGCTATTGTTGCTGCGCAAACCCTGGAGGATGCAAAGCATTACTTTTTGCTATCAATAG TATCCTGCTATTCACTTTTTCCGCTACTATTCGAGGCACAAGAGTATCCTATCAAAGTTCTGTTGCTGCTTCTGCACTCCATTTTGATGTGGTCAGGCTTTTCAGCACAATTTCATGATGGGATTGAGACAAGAGCGTCAAATGCTCGTCCAAAGAAAAAGGTTGATCAATTTGGATCTAAAGGTAGTTCAGGTGAACCTGTGAAGAATGAAGGTTTTGTTATTAGCTGGATTGAGATGATTTATCTGGTTGGTCTTGTAGTTGTAGAGATATGGGGCCAATTTTTACACCCTCTTCTTTTGGGTGATAAGCTTGCATTCGCGCCCCTTATGTTGATCTCTATATACTGTGCTTTTGGGATCATGTACTCTTGGATTTGGCAGCTAAGATCCATTGTTAAATCTCTTTAA
- the LOC130711984 gene encoding probable dolichyl pyrophosphate Glc1Man9GlcNAc2 alpha-1,3-glucosyltransferase isoform X2, whose translation MGKEKVCSEDVHNSHSPKTTLWWFFLVATCIKALLFPSYRSTDFEVHRNWLALTHSLPLSQWYFDETSPWTLDYPPFFAFFERFLSIFAHLVHPQIVHLQEGLNYSSNKVIYFQRLTVIVSDLTLLYGVYRLTQNLDSRKQKLIWSLVIWSPMLLIVDHVHFQYNGFLIGILLISLSYLEEGRDLLGGFVFAVLLCFKHLFAVAAPVYFVYLLRHYCRGGIVRGSSRLLTMGGMVAAVLASAFGPFFYFGQIQQVIQRLFPFGRGLCHAYWAPNFWVFYIMSDKGLAFIFRKLGFNIQTPAGSFTAGLVGDSSPFSVLPQAWKNPQPKMICRWVAYAYTCGFLFGWHVHEKASLHFVIPLAIVAAQTLEDAKHYFLLSIVSCYSLFPLLFEAQEYPIKVLLLLLHSILMWSGFSAQFHDGIETRASNARPKKKVDQFGSKGSSGEPVKNEGFVISWIEMIYLVGLVVVEIWGQFLHPLLLGDKLAFAPLMLISIYCAFGIMYSWIWQLRSIVKSL comes from the exons ATGGGTAAGGAGAAAGTATGCTCTGAAGATGTTCACAATTCTCATAGCCCTAAAACAACTCTCTGGTGGTTTTTTCTTGTTGCTACCTGTATAAAAGCTCTCCTTTTCCCATCCTACCGCAGTACAGACTTTGAAGTGCACCGCAATTGGCTGGCTTTGACCCACTCCCTCCCTCTTTCCCAGTGGTACTTTGATGAGACCAGTCCATGGACTCTTGACTACCCACCATTCTTTGCCTTTTTTGAACGCTTTCTATCCATTTTTGCTCACCTTGTTCATCCCCAAATAGTGCACCTTCAGGAGGGGCTGAATTATAGCTCAAACAAGGTGATTTATTTCCAAAGACTTACCGTAATAGTCTCTGATTTGACTCTTCTTTATGGGGTTTACAGACTTACTCAGAATCTAGATTCAAGAAAGCAAAAATTGATCTGGTCATTGGTTATTTGGTCACCAATGCTTCTTATAGTGGATCATGTACATTTCCAATACAATGGCTTTCTCATTGGGATTTTGTTGATTTCTCTTTCGTATTTGGAGGAAGGAAGGGATTTGTTAGGTGGGTTTGTTTTTGCTGTTCTCTTGTGCTTTAAGCATTTATTTGCAGTGGCAGCACcagtttattttgtttatttgttgAGACACTATTGTCGGGGTGGGATTGTGAGAGGCTCCAGTCGACTTTTGACTATGGGAGGTATGGTTGCAGCAGTGCTTGCATCTGCATTTGGGCCATTTTTCTACTTTGGGCAG ATACAACAAGTCATCCAACGATTGTTTCCATTTGGCAGGGGGCTTTGCCATGCATATTGGGCCCCAAATTTTTGGGTATTCTATATCATGTCAGATAAAGGGCTTGCTTTCATATTCAGAAAACTTGGGTTTAATATCCAGACACCAGCAGGTTCATTCACAGCTGGGCTAGTAGGGGATTCCTCACCTTTTTCTGTACTACCTCAG GCTTGGAAGAATCCACAGCCAAAGATGATTTGTAGATGGGTAGCCTATGCTTATACCTGTGGCTTTCTTTTTGGGTGGCACGTGCATGAGAAGGCATCACTCCATTTTGTAATTCCACTAGCTATTGTTGCTGCGCAAACCCTGGAGGATGCAAAGCATTACTTTTTGCTATCAATAG TATCCTGCTATTCACTTTTTCCGCTACTATTCGAGGCACAAGAGTATCCTATCAAAGTTCTGTTGCTGCTTCTGCACTCCATTTTGATGTGGTCAGGCTTTTCAGCACAATTTCATGATGGGATTGAGACAAGAGCGTCAAATGCTCGTCCAAAGAAAAAGGTTGATCAATTTGGATCTAAAGGTAGTTCAGGTGAACCTGTGAAGAATGAAGGTTTTGTTATTAGCTGGATTGAGATGATTTATCTGGTTGGTCTTGTAGTTGTAGAGATATGGGGCCAATTTTTACACCCTCTTCTTTTGGGTGATAAGCTTGCATTCGCGCCCCTTATGTTGATCTCTATATACTGTGCTTTTGGGATCATGTACTCTTGGATTTGGCAGCTAAGATCCATTGTTAAATCTCTTTAA